A stretch of Fundicoccus culcitae DNA encodes these proteins:
- a CDS encoding ABC-F family ATP-binding cassette domain-containing protein, producing MINVSNISLQFPDRKLFDDVNITFTPGNCYGVIGANGAGKSTFLKILSGEIAPTTGTVSMDPNERLAVLSQNHYGYEEHTVLDTVLMGYKELYDIQKEKDAIYMKEDFTDADGVRAGELEGMFAEMGGWEAEAEISNLLQGLGLDNGLLYSRMSELEEDDKIKVLLAQALFGRPDNLLLDEPTNGLDSQAIDWLCDFILDFPNTVIVVSHDRHFLNRVCTHMADVDFGKIKIYVGNYDFWLQSSQLASKLQADQNAKKEEKIKELQAFVARFSANASKSKQATSRKKLLEKITLDDIQPSSRRYPFVGFSPAREIGNDLLRVEGLSKTIDGEKVLDNVTFTLNRDDKVAIVSRNDNAVTAFFEIIMGNMEADAGTFEWGVTTSQTYLPRNSGDEFDGVELSIVDWLRQYADKEEQDNTFLRSFLGRMLFSGDDVMKPVNVLSGGEKVRCLLSKMMLSKANVLVMDQPTNHLDLESITALNDGLIKFKGAILIASHDYEVLNTTCNRVIELTPTGAFDRMDTSYGEYLENADSQARVAAMYP from the coding sequence ATGATTAATGTTTCAAATATCAGTTTACAGTTCCCGGACCGTAAATTGTTTGACGATGTAAATATCACATTTACACCGGGTAACTGCTATGGTGTGATTGGAGCCAATGGGGCTGGAAAATCCACTTTTTTAAAAATTCTCTCTGGTGAAATCGCACCAACAACGGGAACTGTATCGATGGATCCCAATGAACGCTTAGCCGTTTTAAGTCAAAATCACTATGGTTATGAAGAACACACGGTTCTTGATACTGTCCTAATGGGTTACAAAGAGTTATATGATATCCAAAAAGAAAAAGATGCTATCTATATGAAAGAAGATTTTACTGATGCAGACGGTGTTCGTGCCGGTGAATTAGAAGGCATGTTTGCTGAAATGGGCGGTTGGGAAGCTGAAGCTGAAATCAGTAACCTATTACAAGGGTTAGGTCTTGATAACGGCCTTTTATATAGCCGCATGAGCGAATTAGAAGAAGATGATAAAATTAAAGTATTGCTTGCGCAAGCGTTATTTGGTCGACCAGATAACTTATTACTTGACGAGCCGACAAACGGTTTAGACTCACAAGCCATTGATTGGTTATGTGACTTTATTTTAGATTTCCCAAACACCGTTATCGTGGTATCCCATGACCGTCACTTCTTAAACCGAGTGTGTACGCATATGGCCGACGTTGACTTTGGTAAAATTAAAATTTATGTGGGTAACTATGATTTCTGGTTACAATCTAGTCAATTAGCGTCTAAATTGCAGGCTGATCAAAATGCTAAAAAAGAAGAAAAAATTAAAGAATTACAAGCGTTCGTGGCGCGTTTCTCGGCCAATGCGTCTAAGTCTAAACAAGCCACATCCCGTAAGAAATTATTAGAAAAAATAACGTTGGATGATATTCAACCCTCCTCCCGTCGTTACCCATTTGTTGGTTTTTCACCCGCGAGAGAGATTGGCAATGACTTACTTAGAGTGGAAGGTCTATCAAAAACCATTGATGGGGAAAAAGTCTTAGATAATGTGACATTTACTTTAAATCGTGACGATAAAGTGGCTATTGTTAGTCGCAATGACAATGCGGTGACAGCCTTCTTTGAAATTATTATGGGTAATATGGAAGCTGATGCCGGAACCTTTGAATGGGGCGTAACCACCTCGCAAACCTACCTGCCACGTAACTCTGGCGATGAATTTGATGGGGTTGAATTGTCCATCGTTGACTGGTTGCGTCAATACGCTGACAAAGAAGAACAAGATAATACGTTCTTAAGAAGCTTCTTAGGTCGGATGTTGTTCTCGGGCGATGATGTCATGAAACCTGTTAATGTTCTATCAGGGGGCGAAAAAGTTCGTTGTCTATTATCTAAAATGATGTTATCTAAAGCCAATGTGTTAGTCATGGATCAACCAACCAACCATTTAGACTTAGAGTCAATTACAGCTTTAAATGATGGCCTAATCAAGTTTAAAGGTGCCATCTTAATTGCCTCACATGACTACGAAGTTCTCAATACGACGTGTAACCGTGTTATTGAATTAACGCCAACAGGTGCCTTTGATCGGATGGACACTAGCTATGGAGAATACCTAGAAAATGCCGACTCGCAAGCGCGCGTCGCTGCCATGTATCCTTAA
- a CDS encoding M20 metallopeptidase family protein, whose product MSLINIPELAASVQADMVKWRRDLHQIPELGLELPQTIAYVSEVLDTLGIAYDNHFVNGNAIVALIKGTKEAANQEIQNRVLGLRADMDGLPIKEQTGLPFASLNENMHACGHDGHTAMLLGAAKVLQANRDQFAGTVKLLLQPGEEYPGGAEPMIKEGAMKNPTVTRVLGIHEGYIDPKLPKGTIAYKSGPMMASMDRFLIEIKGKGYHGAYPENAQDPIAAAGQLITALQTIKSRNIKAVNPAVVSITRVQGGFNQNIIPDNVELEGTVRALNDETRAFIHSKIEQIAHGIGVAMDVECVVTYDYKYPPVVNDATVTTEIVQSLEELFPGQLVEVEEPLMGGEDFAFYLYEAPGTFLFLSNPADIEGKFHGHHHAKFDVDEAYFSMGAATFIKATLDYLN is encoded by the coding sequence ATGTCTTTAATAAATATCCCCGAATTAGCTGCTAGCGTCCAAGCCGATATGGTCAAATGGCGACGCGACTTGCATCAAATTCCAGAACTAGGTTTAGAATTACCTCAAACAATAGCTTATGTTTCAGAGGTTTTAGATACATTAGGTATTGCGTATGACAATCATTTTGTTAATGGCAATGCGATTGTGGCTTTAATCAAAGGGACAAAAGAAGCGGCAAACCAAGAAATCCAAAACCGGGTTCTTGGCTTACGAGCAGATATGGACGGCTTGCCCATCAAAGAACAAACAGGCTTGCCTTTTGCTTCCTTGAATGAAAATATGCATGCGTGCGGACACGATGGGCACACAGCCATGCTACTAGGTGCTGCCAAAGTACTACAAGCTAACCGCGATCAATTTGCTGGCACAGTAAAACTGCTGTTACAACCAGGGGAGGAATACCCTGGTGGTGCTGAACCAATGATTAAAGAAGGGGCTATGAAAAACCCAACCGTTACACGGGTGTTAGGTATTCACGAAGGTTATATCGATCCCAAACTCCCTAAAGGGACGATTGCTTATAAATCAGGTCCTATGATGGCGTCTATGGACCGCTTCCTCATCGAAATCAAGGGTAAAGGCTACCACGGAGCCTATCCGGAAAACGCACAGGATCCCATTGCTGCAGCCGGGCAACTCATCACGGCTTTACAAACGATTAAAAGCCGGAATATCAAAGCCGTAAATCCAGCCGTTGTGTCCATTACACGCGTTCAAGGGGGCTTTAACCAAAACATAATCCCCGATAACGTGGAACTAGAGGGGACAGTTAGGGCATTAAATGACGAAACGCGTGCCTTCATCCACAGTAAAATTGAACAAATTGCCCATGGAATTGGCGTAGCCATGGATGTGGAGTGTGTTGTAACCTATGATTACAAATATCCACCGGTTGTCAATGATGCGACGGTCACGACTGAAATCGTCCAATCCCTAGAAGAGCTATTTCCTGGTCAACTGGTTGAAGTTGAGGAACCTTTAATGGGTGGGGAAGACTTTGCCTTTTACTTATATGAAGCACCGGGTACCTTTCTATTCCTATCCAACCCAGCTGACATTGAAGGCAAATTCCATGGCCATCACCACGCTAAATTCGATGTCGACGAAGCCTATTTCAGTATGGGCGCGGCCACCTTTATCAAAGCAACCCTTGACTACCTAAACTAA
- a CDS encoding RNA degradosome polyphosphate kinase encodes MANKNKKVKSEKPLKKSFTHEDVEETDPLDHPENYFNRELSWLDFNYRVIDEANDLDNPFLEQLNFIAIGSSNLDEFFMVRVAGVYDQYLAGVEISENKTYMSPKTLLKEIQKSNQRNITEQYRRYHELIHYLPNYGYQIKRMAALNEEEVQSVKEYFDQMILPTLSPIGIDAYKAFPHLINKAINIMVVLEKDGATFRALVPVPPLLDRYKILIGSNQQTIVFTEDIMIHFIDSIFEGYTVTEAFPFRITRNADFNIREEGASDLLAVIEDYVKQRRNGMAIRLEIDSSYGLNSDSETINFLCDELELELTNVYHIDGPLDLTYLFNLIDLVGEKNPQALYKPFEGFLNPKHLGLDLFESIKEKDLFFHHPYDSFQPVVSFIETAAEDPRTIAIKQTLYRVSKNSPIIAALKRAAENGKEVTVLVELKARFDEENNVFWARELEEAGCHVLYGMSDLKTHSKITLIIQKEDDKIQRYVHLGTGNYNEKTAKQYTDMGIMSKDEELTDDASKFFNYLSGYAQRPEYKHLHVSPFEIRDSLLDYIEEEINFHQEFGNGRIIAKMNSLTDKTIIKKLYEASQAGVEIDLIIRGICCLKPGVPGLSETIRVRSIVGRLLEHSRVYYFNRNNERHLFLSSADMMTRNMIQRVEIEFPILDQTIEARIIDILQMQLDDTLKARELQPSGDYTRPDRELVKLNSQEAMIKDAQQRTEALKLEQAATATKDSQQKATTPTATADVEPAPTKESWFARLLRWFKQ; translated from the coding sequence ATGGCAAATAAAAATAAAAAGGTTAAATCAGAAAAACCATTAAAAAAATCTTTTACGCATGAAGATGTTGAAGAAACAGACCCGCTTGATCATCCGGAAAACTATTTTAATCGTGAATTGAGTTGGCTTGATTTTAATTACCGCGTCATTGATGAAGCAAACGATTTAGATAATCCCTTTCTAGAACAATTAAATTTTATTGCGATTGGCAGCTCAAATTTAGATGAATTTTTTATGGTCCGGGTCGCGGGTGTCTATGATCAGTACTTGGCTGGTGTTGAAATTTCTGAAAATAAAACTTATATGTCCCCTAAGACACTCTTAAAAGAAATCCAAAAAAGTAACCAACGAAATATCACTGAACAATACCGTCGTTACCACGAGCTCATTCATTATTTACCTAATTATGGCTATCAAATTAAGCGTATGGCGGCTTTAAATGAAGAAGAAGTTCAATCGGTTAAAGAATATTTCGACCAAATGATTTTACCTACTTTATCACCTATCGGGATTGATGCGTATAAAGCCTTCCCGCATTTAATTAATAAAGCCATTAATATTATGGTTGTTTTAGAAAAAGATGGTGCTACATTCCGCGCCTTAGTCCCTGTCCCACCCTTATTGGATCGTTATAAAATTCTCATCGGTAGCAATCAACAAACCATTGTGTTTACTGAAGATATCATGATTCATTTTATTGATTCCATCTTTGAAGGTTATACGGTTACAGAAGCTTTTCCCTTTAGAATTACCCGCAATGCCGATTTTAACATTCGAGAAGAAGGGGCTTCTGATTTACTGGCTGTCATAGAAGATTATGTTAAGCAACGCCGTAACGGGATGGCGATTCGTTTAGAAATTGATAGCAGTTATGGTCTTAACTCGGACTCTGAAACGATTAACTTTTTATGTGACGAGCTAGAGTTGGAATTGACGAATGTTTATCATATAGATGGGCCATTGGATTTGACCTATCTCTTTAATTTAATCGATTTAGTCGGGGAAAAAAATCCTCAGGCTTTGTATAAACCCTTTGAAGGTTTTTTAAATCCTAAGCATTTAGGGCTCGATTTATTTGAATCTATTAAGGAAAAAGATTTATTTTTCCACCATCCTTATGATTCCTTCCAACCCGTTGTCTCATTTATTGAAACAGCCGCCGAAGACCCAAGAACGATTGCTATTAAGCAAACACTGTATCGCGTTTCAAAAAACTCACCCATTATTGCGGCTTTAAAACGAGCGGCCGAAAATGGTAAAGAAGTCACGGTTTTAGTCGAGTTAAAAGCGCGTTTTGATGAAGAAAATAATGTCTTTTGGGCACGCGAGCTAGAAGAAGCAGGTTGTCATGTGCTATATGGTATGTCTGACTTGAAGACACATAGCAAAATCACCTTAATTATCCAAAAAGAGGATGATAAAATTCAACGTTATGTGCATTTAGGAACAGGAAATTACAATGAAAAAACCGCTAAACAGTATACCGATATGGGAATCATGTCTAAAGATGAAGAATTAACCGACGATGCCTCCAAATTCTTTAACTATTTAAGCGGCTATGCCCAACGTCCAGAATACAAGCATTTACATGTTTCGCCGTTTGAAATTAGAGATTCTTTATTAGATTATATTGAAGAAGAAATCAATTTTCATCAAGAATTCGGTAATGGTCGCATCATTGCGAAGATGAACTCGTTAACGGATAAAACCATCATCAAAAAACTCTACGAAGCTAGTCAAGCTGGTGTGGAAATTGATTTAATTATTCGGGGGATTTGTTGTTTAAAACCTGGTGTTCCTGGTTTGTCAGAGACCATTCGTGTCAGAAGTATCGTGGGGCGTTTATTGGAGCATTCGCGGGTTTACTACTTTAATCGTAATAATGAACGTCACTTGTTCTTGTCTTCTGCTGATATGATGACACGTAACATGATACAACGGGTTGAAATTGAATTTCCTATTTTGGATCAAACGATTGAAGCACGTATCATTGATATTTTGCAAATGCAGTTAGATGATACACTCAAAGCACGTGAATTACAGCCAAGCGGCGATTATACACGTCCTGATCGTGAATTAGTGAAATTAAATTCACAAGAAGCGATGATTAAAGATGCACAACAACGAACAGAAGCATTGAAACTGGAACAAGCTGCTACGGCTACAAAAGATAGTCAGCAAAAGGCTACGACGCCTACAGCTACCGCAGACGTTGAACCAGCTCCCACCAAAGAAAGTTGGTTTGCTCGCCTCCTACGTTGGTTTAAACAATAA
- a CDS encoding AI-2E family transporter — MNGRDNRLDQLAIKYLVLIAILAAIVLNYNSVLSYLSTIWRVLSPILSGFVFAFILNLLMTLIEKYLFPTTTDERLIGLRRPLAILLTLLVVLLTVSIILWLIIPQLISAIRITIESLPLVFTMFQNLLARLEEVFPEYDYNAFIAQAGLNWDNVAREITSFANGLVESMISVVASLSSYALNFVIILVISVYALFSKEKLIGQFKRIGKVYLKPLVYSRILYIVQVTTQSFSNFMTGMLIEAVIYGSMVTIGMLIFRFPYAAMIGTISGAFALIPMVGAIISAFIGFLLIMTQSLSQAFLFLLFIIVVQQLESNIIYPRVVGGSIGLPGIWTFIAVTLGGGLLGGVGFFIGVPIASTIYKLLRRDVEVREEINVKIYETQAKEEII; from the coding sequence TTGAATGGTAGGGATAATCGGTTAGATCAATTAGCGATTAAATATTTGGTGCTTATCGCTATATTAGCTGCGATTGTTTTAAATTATAATTCAGTCTTATCTTATTTATCAACCATTTGGAGGGTTTTATCTCCGATTTTAAGTGGTTTTGTGTTTGCCTTTATTTTGAATTTACTGATGACCTTAATAGAAAAATATCTTTTTCCAACAACAACCGATGAACGTTTGATCGGTCTTAGACGACCGTTGGCGATTTTATTAACCTTATTAGTCGTCTTGTTAACGGTAAGTATTATTTTGTGGTTAATTATTCCCCAACTTATTTCTGCCATCCGTATTACGATTGAATCATTGCCTCTAGTCTTTACGATGTTTCAAAACTTACTAGCTCGGCTAGAAGAGGTTTTTCCTGAGTATGACTACAATGCTTTTATTGCGCAAGCGGGCTTGAATTGGGACAATGTTGCGCGTGAAATTACTTCCTTTGCCAACGGCTTAGTTGAATCGATGATATCGGTGGTGGCCAGTTTAAGTTCTTATGCTTTAAATTTTGTGATTATTTTGGTTATTAGTGTATACGCTCTGTTTTCAAAAGAAAAGTTGATCGGCCAATTTAAACGCATAGGGAAGGTATATTTAAAACCGCTTGTCTATTCGCGTATCTTGTATATCGTGCAAGTAACTACCCAATCCTTCTCGAATTTTATGACAGGCATGCTGATTGAAGCGGTTATTTATGGATCGATGGTAACGATTGGGATGTTAATATTTCGTTTTCCCTATGCTGCAATGATTGGGACGATTTCAGGGGCCTTTGCTTTAATTCCAATGGTGGGGGCGATTATTTCGGCTTTTATTGGGTTCTTACTGATTATGACCCAATCGCTTTCCCAAGCCTTCCTATTCCTCCTCTTTATTATTGTGGTTCAACAGCTAGAAAGTAATATTATTTATCCAAGAGTGGTAGGTGGTTCGATTGGTTTACCAGGAATTTGGACCTTTATCGCCGTTACGCTCGGTGGTGGTTTGTTAGGTGGGGTAGGGTTTTTCATTGGTGTACCCATTGCCTCAACGATTTATAAACTCTTGCGTCGGGATGTTGAGGTGCGGGAGGAAATAAATGTCAAAATTTATGAAACGCAGGCAAAAGAAGAAATAATCTAA
- a CDS encoding DUF3100 domain-containing protein, with protein MVERQAIWKDYKLHIMVLIVTVIAELIGSQSIRLGRFSFTLAPLIFSMLMMTIFYLIPQQKIITEKNAGNAAQMMALAGGLLIAKLGVSSGAAIEEVLSAGIAVTLQNLGEGFSFVFALPLAMAFGMQREAVGMTFGVSREANVALISEKYGAESAEFRGVMTNYIVGTIFGVVAVSFLMSVLAEIQFISPISLSLATGIGSASMMVGGLGTLIDRFPEMATELEAYAAISNLVSSVINIYTALFIGLPLTERAYNWMDNIRTKRGAQK; from the coding sequence ATGGTAGAAAGACAAGCTATCTGGAAAGACTATAAATTACACATCATGGTCTTAATCGTCACCGTCATCGCAGAGTTAATTGGTTCACAGTCCATCAGACTAGGGCGTTTTTCATTCACCTTGGCGCCGCTTATTTTTTCTATGCTCATGATGACGATATTTTATTTAATCCCACAACAAAAAATAATTACAGAGAAGAACGCAGGAAATGCGGCGCAAATGATGGCTTTAGCCGGGGGTTTGTTGATTGCAAAATTAGGTGTTTCCAGTGGCGCTGCCATCGAAGAAGTTTTATCTGCTGGTATTGCAGTCACTTTACAAAATTTAGGTGAAGGCTTTTCCTTTGTTTTTGCCCTGCCGCTGGCAATGGCGTTTGGCATGCAACGTGAAGCGGTTGGGATGACTTTTGGTGTTAGCCGCGAAGCCAATGTCGCTTTAATTTCAGAAAAATATGGCGCCGAATCGGCTGAATTCCGTGGTGTCATGACAAACTATATAGTCGGAACGATATTTGGTGTCGTTGCGGTCTCTTTCTTAATGTCCGTTTTAGCTGAAATTCAATTCATTTCGCCTATTTCTTTATCTTTAGCCACTGGAATAGGTTCAGCTTCTATGATGGTGGGTGGTTTAGGTACCTTAATTGATCGTTTTCCAGAAATGGCAACCGAACTCGAAGCCTATGCTGCTATATCCAATCTGGTTTCATCCGTCATAAATATTTATACCGCTTTATTTATTGGTTTACCTTTAACTGAGCGTGCTTATAATTGGATGGATAACATTAGAACGAAAAGAGGCGCACAAAAATGA
- a CDS encoding LPXTG cell wall anchor domain-containing protein: MKFKKTFLRTACALALVGAGVSPVFSNLVAPQAFSVVQAQETLTTEEEARVAIIKDNVAGYEPVNLEQLLDVSDRDLLEYDNIAQTQSPDDVWGSIYEQIAQNYPQLELLQGEDYDAYGRAAQAISERSEYTFSDLNMALPRLTLERYRAAMADNEDDVDAAVAAIIPDIDQTIADYIDRRTARENAAESNEDEQTDAEKAAAARQELLTGTPITEDQLAQIDDATLVAMVDEINQTGGDPSTLYNRLVENHPDVFASESERMRNALVNEYNLNEAELDLVSDTNIFWEELAIFNEEGAENFERLAQVMQDVYNVSVVEESSDDTQQDADVLRQELLTVTPMLQAQLDQFDDATLVALADELNQVGADIGALYNRLVEDYPDVFASESDRMRNALVNEYGLDETALNEISDATLFWHEFTVFGENNGVENFGLLANRLVEEYDIPRQEESGESESQSQSEAESQSQAESESEEASRSVSVESSIESNQSAMTQSGDLLPETGETSSTWLIFLSVVLLIAAGYLIFRGRAQQK; this comes from the coding sequence ATGAAATTTAAGAAAACTTTTTTAAGAACCGCTTGTGCATTAGCGCTAGTAGGTGCAGGAGTTTCTCCAGTATTTTCGAATTTAGTGGCTCCTCAAGCGTTTAGTGTCGTTCAAGCACAAGAAACATTAACCACTGAAGAAGAAGCAAGGGTAGCAATCATTAAAGATAATGTTGCTGGATATGAACCAGTGAACTTAGAACAATTATTAGATGTTTCTGACCGTGACTTGTTAGAGTATGACAATATTGCACAAACACAATCACCTGATGATGTATGGGGATCAATTTATGAACAAATTGCTCAAAACTATCCTCAACTTGAATTATTACAAGGTGAAGACTATGATGCTTATGGACGTGCTGCTCAAGCCATTTCAGAACGTTCAGAATATACTTTTTCTGATTTAAATATGGCATTACCAAGATTAACACTAGAGCGTTATCGTGCAGCGATGGCTGACAACGAAGATGATGTTGATGCTGCTGTAGCTGCAATTATTCCAGACATCGATCAAACAATTGCTGATTACATTGATCGTCGGACAGCTCGTGAAAATGCAGCGGAATCAAATGAAGATGAACAAACAGATGCTGAAAAAGCTGCTGCTGCAAGACAAGAATTATTAACGGGAACACCCATCACTGAAGATCAATTAGCACAAATTGATGATGCGACTTTAGTCGCTATGGTTGATGAAATTAACCAAACGGGAGGCGATCCTTCGACCTTATATAACCGTTTAGTTGAAAATCATCCAGACGTTTTCGCTTCAGAGTCAGAAAGAATGCGTAATGCGTTAGTTAATGAGTACAACTTAAATGAAGCGGAATTAGATTTAGTTTCAGATACCAATATTTTCTGGGAAGAACTTGCTATTTTCAATGAAGAAGGTGCCGAAAACTTTGAACGTTTAGCACAAGTTATGCAAGATGTTTATAACGTGAGCGTGGTGGAAGAATCTAGCGACGACACGCAACAAGATGCAGATGTGCTTCGTCAAGAATTACTGACTGTCACACCAATGTTACAAGCTCAATTAGATCAATTTGATGATGCAACTTTAGTCGCTCTTGCTGATGAATTAAATCAAGTTGGGGCAGATATTGGCGCTTTATACAATCGACTCGTTGAAGATTATCCAGATGTTTTTGCTTCAGAATCCGACAGAATGCGTAATGCGTTAGTTAATGAATATGGACTTGATGAGACAGCACTCAATGAAATTTCAGATGCTACTTTATTCTGGCATGAATTTACGGTTTTTGGTGAAAACAATGGTGTTGAAAACTTCGGTCTTTTAGCCAATCGCTTAGTTGAAGAATATGATATCCCTCGTCAAGAAGAGTCTGGTGAATCCGAGTCACAATCTCAATCCGAAGCAGAATCTCAATCACAAGCTGAATCAGAATCCGAAGAAGCTAGCCGTTCGGTATCCGTTGAATCGAGCATTGAAAGTAATCAATCTGCCATGACACAAAGTGGCGATTTACTACCAGAAACGGGTGAAACAAGCTCAACTTGGTTAATCTTCTTAAGTGTTGTCCTATTGATTGCTGCTGGTTACCTCATTTTTCGTGGGCGTGCCCAACAAAAATAA
- a CDS encoding Ppx/GppA family phosphatase, with the protein MFKEKVAIIDIGSNSIRLVIYGIDEEYNFVELQNVKTPARLSENIQMINEQAILDQTGIDKLISALDSFKYVIESYQADTVIPKATAAIRQSANQASIIEQVEQATGIRIQLVSEQEEALYGLYAVLHSTTIEDAVTIDIGGGSCEITLYEKKELKHYKSFPFGAVSLRKDFFTDKAHNDPEAMEAVRKFVRKQFKAFPWIKKAKLPIIAIGGSARNVANVHQRLVHYPLAGIHGYGMTDDAIDMTLQTFVTTEASKLGDIDGLSSDRQDIIIPATIVFQELYNVVKASFLAISTQGLREGIVLKYINEKYNTPIDMSLIRARTIRGIGHLFPVDTSRNYLRINYALSLYQQLCELNLLPYSYEYHEEIEFAAYLYHFGSFIDVEADSQHTFYLLSNMNLSGYSHRKRLRLALLSSYRNRSLQNQYLEIFPGWFTEEEQLLLQKLGGILKFSQALNDSQTDPIDSLELVALDDGNYRLDIYHHKPIIAEKYRAQRHLKHLERALDGQLSLNFIAINQPA; encoded by the coding sequence ATGTTTAAAGAAAAAGTTGCTATTATTGATATTGGCTCTAACTCAATTCGTTTAGTCATATACGGAATCGATGAAGAGTATAATTTCGTTGAACTACAAAACGTTAAGACCCCTGCGCGTCTTTCAGAAAATATTCAAATGATTAATGAGCAAGCCATCTTAGATCAAACGGGTATTGATAAGTTGATTTCTGCGCTTGACAGTTTTAAATATGTTATCGAAAGTTATCAAGCCGATACCGTTATTCCAAAAGCGACAGCTGCCATTCGTCAATCAGCTAACCAAGCATCAATTATTGAACAAGTTGAACAAGCTACCGGCATCCGTATCCAATTGGTTTCTGAACAAGAAGAAGCTTTATATGGACTATACGCGGTGCTACATTCGACGACCATCGAAGATGCGGTTACGATTGATATTGGTGGGGGTAGTTGCGAAATAACGCTTTACGAGAAAAAAGAATTAAAACACTACAAAAGTTTTCCCTTCGGAGCGGTAAGTTTAAGAAAAGATTTCTTTACGGATAAGGCCCATAATGATCCCGAAGCAATGGAAGCTGTGAGAAAATTTGTTCGCAAACAATTTAAAGCTTTTCCGTGGATTAAGAAAGCTAAATTACCCATCATCGCCATTGGAGGTTCGGCTCGTAATGTGGCTAATGTCCACCAGCGCTTAGTCCACTATCCCTTGGCTGGCATCCATGGTTATGGGATGACGGATGATGCGATTGATATGACCTTACAAACCTTCGTTACGACAGAAGCTAGCAAATTAGGTGATATCGATGGTTTGAGTAGTGACCGTCAAGATATTATTATTCCAGCAACTATTGTTTTCCAAGAATTATATAATGTTGTTAAAGCCTCTTTCTTAGCTATTTCCACCCAAGGTTTAAGGGAAGGCATTGTCTTAAAATATATTAACGAAAAATATAATACGCCAATTGATATGAGTCTCATTCGGGCACGTACGATTCGTGGGATTGGTCATTTGTTCCCAGTGGATACTTCACGCAATTACTTGCGGATTAATTATGCATTGAGTCTTTATCAACAGTTATGTGAACTCAATCTCCTCCCTTACTCATATGAGTACCATGAAGAAATAGAATTTGCTGCTTATTTATATCATTTCGGATCATTTATCGATGTTGAAGCTGACTCGCAGCATACCTTCTACTTGTTGTCTAATATGAACTTATCAGGCTATAGCCATCGTAAACGCTTGCGCCTCGCCTTATTAAGTAGTTATCGTAACCGTTCCTTGCAAAATCAATATTTAGAAATTTTTCCTGGTTGGTTTACAGAAGAAGAACAGTTGCTGTTACAAAAATTAGGTGGTATTCTTAAGTTTAGCCAGGCTTTAAATGACTCACAAACGGATCCGATTGATTCATTAGAGTTGGTTGCTTTAGATGATGGCAATTATCGTTTGGATATTTACCATCATAAACCGATTATTGCTGAAAAATATCGTGCCCAACGTCACTTGAAACATTTAGAAAGAGCGCTTGATGGTCAACTAAGTTTAAATTTCATTGCTATTAATCAACCAGCCTAA
- a CDS encoding VOC family protein, producing MNRINLIALGVRDMAKALSFYRALGFKTYETQANPPIVFFDNAGTKLELFPIDELTRDIYGDDSFDINDGFQRFPGITLAINMKTKDEVDTFFDKVRQLGGKIVKEAEFVFWGGYSGYFQDLDGYYWEVAYADSWKFDDNDMLIIEP from the coding sequence ATGAACCGAATAAATCTGATTGCTTTAGGTGTGCGAGATATGGCGAAAGCCTTAAGTTTTTATCGTGCGTTAGGCTTTAAGACGTATGAGACGCAGGCGAACCCGCCGATTGTATTCTTTGATAATGCCGGAACCAAGCTTGAATTATTTCCTATCGATGAACTCACCCGCGATATTTATGGAGACGATTCTTTTGATATTAATGATGGCTTTCAACGATTCCCAGGGATTACGCTAGCGATTAATATGAAAACGAAAGATGAAGTGGATACCTTTTTTGATAAAGTACGCCAACTAGGCGGAAAAATAGTGAAGGAAGCTGAATTCGTCTTTTGGGGAGGCTACAGTGGGTATTTCCAAGATTTAGATGGCTATTACTGGGAAGTGGCTTATGCGGATTCGTGGAAGTTTGATGACAATGATATGTTGATCATTGAACCATAA